From the genome of Gorilla gorilla gorilla isolate KB3781 chromosome 4, NHGRI_mGorGor1-v2.1_pri, whole genome shotgun sequence, one region includes:
- the STH gene encoding saitohin has protein sequence MSEGGGRVSRIFAAPTRLCRWPALIECGVNLTQPLCEWMIQVARDRTLSLAWEVASLLTLSSSEVGLEGVGTIWPSSYSSEESSRNGAEQGRQLSIEGPFQGQNCPSHPAAALPLPMRGESQATSCQV, from the coding sequence ATGAGTGAGGGTGGAGGCCGAGTCTCACGCATTTTTGCAGCCCCCACAAGACTGTGCAGGTGGCCAGCCCTCATTGAATGCGGGGTTAATTTAACTCAGCCTCTGTGTGAGTGGATGATTCAGGTTGCCAGAGACAGAACCCTCAGCTTAGCATGGGAAGTAGCTTCCCTGTTGACCCTGAGTTCATCTGAGGTTGGCTTGGAAGGTGTGGGCACCATTTGGCCCAGTTCttacagctctgaagagagcagcaggaaTGGGGCTGAGCAGGGAAGACAACTTTCCATTGAAGGCCCCTTTCAGGGCCAGAACTGTCCCTCCCACCCTGCAGCTGCCCTGCCTCTGCCCATGAGGGGTGAGAGTCAGGCGACCTCATGCCAAGTGTAG